From the Leptospira biflexa serovar Patoc strain 'Patoc 1 (Paris)' genome, one window contains:
- a CDS encoding cysteine desulfurase, giving the protein MSLDPYNLRKDFPILSQTMPNGKELVYLDNGATSQKPLSVIQATNDYYVKENANIHRGVYYLSQHATELFERTRIKTSHFFQAQCAKAIIFTRGTTDAINLVAQTYGRTNVSEGDEIVLSVQEHHSNLVPWQMLAREKKAFLKFIPILDDTTYDLSKLNEIITKRTKIVAISQMSNVTGTIHDLTKIIDRARQVGAKVLVDGAQAACHMPIHLVDMDVDFYAFSAHKMLGPTGVGVLFGKEEILEAMPPWLGGGDMIESVELESSTYAALPAKLEAGTPNIAGVIGFSHALDYLQKVGMKNIKEHERMLTEYALERMQKIGGLTIFGTEDLEKRGGVVSFTMEGIHPHDVGSILDEEGVAIRVGHHCCQPLMKQLQIPGTCRASFYLYNTKEDIDVLVHSIEKVKSIFGRVVRK; this is encoded by the coding sequence ATGAGTTTAGATCCATACAATTTACGCAAAGATTTCCCAATCCTTTCTCAAACCATGCCCAATGGGAAAGAACTTGTTTATTTAGACAATGGAGCTACTTCCCAAAAACCACTCTCGGTGATCCAGGCAACAAACGATTATTATGTGAAAGAAAATGCGAACATCCATCGGGGTGTGTATTATCTTTCACAACATGCAACAGAACTCTTTGAAAGGACGAGGATTAAAACATCCCATTTTTTCCAAGCACAGTGTGCAAAGGCCATTATATTTACACGTGGAACAACGGATGCCATCAACTTAGTGGCACAAACTTATGGACGCACCAATGTTTCTGAAGGTGATGAAATTGTTTTATCTGTCCAGGAACATCATTCCAATTTGGTTCCTTGGCAAATGTTGGCCCGTGAAAAAAAAGCATTTTTAAAATTCATTCCTATCCTTGATGACACAACATACGATTTATCGAAGTTAAATGAAATCATCACCAAACGCACAAAAATTGTTGCGATTAGCCAAATGTCGAACGTCACAGGAACTATCCATGACCTAACCAAAATCATTGATCGGGCGCGCCAAGTGGGTGCCAAAGTACTTGTAGATGGAGCGCAGGCTGCTTGCCATATGCCAATCCATCTAGTGGATATGGATGTTGATTTTTATGCCTTTTCCGCTCACAAAATGCTTGGGCCAACGGGAGTAGGTGTCCTTTTCGGTAAAGAAGAAATATTAGAAGCCATGCCGCCTTGGTTAGGTGGTGGAGATATGATTGAGTCTGTCGAATTAGAAAGTTCCACATATGCAGCCTTACCTGCGAAATTAGAAGCCGGAACTCCTAATATTGCGGGTGTCATTGGTTTTTCACATGCACTTGATTATCTACAAAAAGTGGGAATGAAAAACATCAAAGAGCATGAACGAATGTTAACCGAATATGCATTGGAACGAATGCAAAAAATAGGTGGACTTACGATTTTTGGTACAGAGGATTTAGAAAAACGTGGAGGAGTGGTTTCCTTTACTATGGAAGGGATCCATCCGCATGATGTAGGATCCATACTCGACGAAGAAGGTGTTGCCATCCGTGTGGGACATCATTGTTGCCAACCTTTGATGAAACAATTACAAATCCCTGGAACCTGTCGCGCTTCCTTCTATTTGTACAATACAAAAGAAGACATCGATGTATTAGTCCATTCAATCGAAAAAGTGAAATCGATATTTGGTCGTGTCGTCAGAAAATAA
- a CDS encoding Rieske (2Fe-2S) protein, giving the protein MAFKKLISIQEIEEGKLSVIKTRHFSVVVTKWQNQYFAFEDSCTHDGEEISCGKLEGCVITCPRHFAKFDIRDGSVLALPATEPLTMFPTKVNGDDLEVDLESV; this is encoded by the coding sequence ATGGCGTTTAAAAAATTAATTTCCATTCAGGAAATTGAAGAAGGGAAACTTTCTGTCATCAAAACTCGGCATTTTTCCGTTGTTGTCACCAAATGGCAAAATCAATATTTTGCATTTGAAGATTCCTGTACCCATGATGGGGAAGAAATTTCCTGTGGAAAATTAGAAGGATGTGTGATCACTTGCCCCAGGCACTTTGCCAAATTTGACATTCGTGATGGAAGTGTACTGGCATTGCCCGCGACAGAACCATTGACGATGTTTCCTACAAAAGTGAATGGGGATGATTTGGAAGTGGATTTGGAGTCCGTATGA
- a CDS encoding SufD family Fe-S cluster assembly protein, with protein MNSSLIKNHFILNQKKRNQFCSSLLGDWEVLALPTEKDESYRKFPISSIDWNELGFDPKLKNDHYEGQTDDSANPLVSEDTLDVILNLVKHHLPKDYFTYVSVLFAREIQIVVCEDGTNDVYRSLLGDDARSLVRIFYVPRGYTSQIKLYTETKHDTERLHLQTIFDVFVSEGDSHVEILDEENCDEDLIQFRSVLVLTKENASVKLHHFPFGGFRSKLFLHSHLLGKGAEVTIDGVSALSKRNLKDLDMEMIHHADHTTSKISYKTIVTDRSHHIFTGNLIIPPNLKKVVAHQESFNLSLNKKARAEANPKLEVLAEDVSCTHGATVGDIDEEQYFYLLSRGLSPEESKSLLVTAFYGETIQRIGFSDQIKEGLESTIHGLLVGGK; from the coding sequence ATGAATTCCTCACTCATCAAAAATCATTTTATATTAAACCAAAAAAAACGAAATCAATTTTGTTCGTCTCTTCTAGGTGATTGGGAGGTTTTGGCTCTTCCCACAGAAAAAGATGAATCCTATCGTAAGTTTCCTATTAGTTCCATTGATTGGAATGAACTTGGTTTTGATCCTAAGCTCAAAAATGATCATTACGAAGGGCAAACCGACGATTCTGCGAATCCTTTGGTATCGGAGGATACCTTGGATGTTATTTTGAATTTGGTGAAACACCATTTGCCAAAAGATTATTTTACTTATGTTTCTGTTTTGTTTGCAAGAGAGATTCAAATTGTGGTCTGCGAAGATGGAACAAACGATGTCTATCGCAGTTTGTTAGGAGACGATGCTCGGTCCTTGGTTCGAATTTTTTATGTTCCGAGAGGGTATACGTCCCAAATCAAATTATACACAGAAACAAAACATGATACTGAACGACTCCACTTACAAACCATATTTGATGTTTTTGTTTCAGAAGGGGATTCTCATGTTGAAATCTTGGATGAAGAAAATTGTGATGAAGACCTCATCCAATTTAGGAGTGTCCTTGTTTTAACCAAAGAAAATGCCTCCGTAAAACTGCACCATTTCCCTTTTGGTGGTTTTCGTTCAAAATTGTTTTTACATTCTCATTTATTGGGTAAAGGGGCAGAGGTGACAATCGATGGAGTGTCTGCACTTTCCAAAAGGAACCTAAAAGATTTGGATATGGAAATGATCCATCATGCAGACCATACGACAAGTAAAATCAGTTATAAAACAATTGTCACTGACAGGTCCCATCATATTTTTACAGGTAATTTGATCATCCCACCTAACTTAAAAAAAGTGGTGGCCCACCAAGAGTCATTCAATCTCTCGCTAAATAAAAAAGCAAGAGCGGAAGCCAATCCAAAACTCGAAGTTCTTGCCGAAGATGTTTCATGTACCCATGGTGCTACCGTAGGGGATATTGATGAAGAACAGTATTTTTATCTTTTGTCGCGGGGTTTGAGCCCTGAAGAATCAAAATCACTGCTAGTCACTGCATTCTACGGGGAAACCATCCAACGAATTGGTTTTTCGGATCAGATCAAAGAAGGATTGGAATCTACCATTCATGGTTTACTTGTGGGAGGGAAATGA
- the sufC gene encoding Fe-S cluster assembly ATPase SufC gives MSAILEIQSLHANVGDKQILRGVNLTIGAGEVHAIMGPNGSGKSTLSNVILGHPKYTITSGDILFRGESILKLSTDERARLGLFLSFQYPTALPGVTIGNFLKSILKAHRGKDVPVKEFKQELKTAMDLLEVPQSFIGRYVNDGFSGGEKKRAEILQMNLLKPVLSILDETDSGLDIDALRIVSEGINANRNPERSILLITHYQRMLNYIVPDFVHVFADGRILETGGKDLSLKLEEVGYDWILEREGVK, from the coding sequence TTGTCCGCAATTCTCGAAATACAATCGCTACATGCAAATGTCGGAGACAAACAAATCCTCCGTGGGGTGAACCTGACCATTGGGGCGGGGGAAGTCCATGCCATCATGGGGCCGAACGGTTCAGGAAAGAGTACCTTATCCAACGTCATTTTGGGCCACCCAAAATACACAATCACATCTGGTGATATTTTATTTCGGGGAGAATCCATTTTAAAATTATCCACAGACGAAAGGGCAAGACTTGGACTCTTTTTGTCTTTCCAATACCCAACAGCACTCCCAGGGGTCACCATCGGTAATTTTTTAAAATCCATTCTCAAAGCCCACCGTGGCAAAGATGTCCCTGTGAAAGAATTCAAACAAGAGTTGAAGACTGCCATGGATCTTCTGGAAGTCCCACAATCGTTTATTGGCCGTTATGTGAATGATGGATTTTCTGGTGGTGAAAAAAAACGTGCCGAAATTTTACAGATGAATTTGTTGAAGCCAGTTTTATCCATTTTGGATGAAACCGATTCTGGTCTCGACATTGACGCACTTCGCATTGTTTCCGAAGGGATCAATGCCAACCGAAACCCTGAACGATCAATTTTACTCATCACACATTACCAAAGGATGTTGAATTATATTGTTCCTGATTTTGTGCATGTGTTTGCTGATGGTCGCATTTTAGAGACTGGTGGAAAAGACCTTTCCTTAAAATTAGAAGAGGTTGGTTATGATTGGATTTTGGAGAGAGAAGGGGTCAAATGA
- a CDS encoding EAL domain-containing protein, whose amino-acid sequence MFTTESTEGNQFWNETYFVPHFQPIVNAINRSISAYEVLGRQFNPEENTYQSLGGLFHNREHDPVPIYNIDRILREKAVQTLKESSLRTKLFFNMMPNFLSRVHHTDLFAENFHIIQLIEKYGIDRNQVVIEITEDEFDGSIERLIQIVQIFRDYGLKIAIDDLGTGFSNLERIGYLHPDIMKVDIRIMRESLNKNSFKQVLGAISEMSQKLGSQLLFEGIETEEEVNLALSMGANLLQGYYFSTPNPHFLNRNTFSDKMKSVLETFSSVRSRELREKGIREQKIIDQLQDLFYELSDSKEEDFPFRFGQILGSLPREILKVFVCDAEGYQITPTYDLDRMNGGYLERSRQIGNNYAWKPYFLKHKEESERFRKKWGVTYPLYDINNQNQYVIFTFSLMAGKILVAQVSWSE is encoded by the coding sequence ATGTTCACAACGGAATCAACGGAAGGAAACCAGTTTTGGAACGAGACATACTTTGTCCCTCATTTCCAACCCATCGTCAATGCCATCAATCGCTCCATTTCTGCCTACGAGGTACTCGGCCGGCAGTTCAATCCTGAGGAGAACACCTACCAATCTTTAGGTGGACTCTTCCACAACCGCGAACACGACCCGGTTCCCATTTATAATATTGACCGGATCTTACGAGAGAAGGCGGTCCAGACTCTAAAAGAGAGTTCCCTGCGGACTAAACTATTTTTTAATATGATGCCGAACTTCCTCTCACGAGTCCATCATACCGATTTATTTGCCGAAAATTTCCATATCATCCAACTGATCGAAAAGTATGGGATTGATCGCAATCAGGTTGTGATTGAAATCACCGAGGATGAATTTGATGGATCCATAGAACGCCTCATCCAAATTGTGCAAATCTTTCGGGATTATGGCTTAAAAATAGCCATTGATGATTTGGGGACTGGATTTTCCAATTTGGAACGAATTGGTTACCTCCACCCCGACATCATGAAAGTGGACATTCGGATCATGCGAGAGAGTTTGAATAAAAACTCTTTCAAACAGGTCCTAGGTGCCATTTCCGAAATGAGCCAAAAATTAGGGAGCCAACTGCTGTTTGAAGGGATTGAAACGGAGGAAGAGGTGAATTTAGCCCTTTCGATGGGAGCCAATCTCTTACAAGGGTATTATTTTTCCACACCGAACCCCCATTTTTTAAATCGGAATACGTTTTCCGATAAAATGAAATCCGTCCTCGAAACCTTTTCCAGCGTTCGTTCTCGGGAGCTCCGAGAAAAGGGAATCCGGGAACAGAAGATCATCGACCAATTGCAAGATTTGTTCTATGAGCTTTCGGATTCAAAGGAAGAAGACTTTCCCTTTCGTTTTGGGCAAATCCTTGGTTCTCTCCCACGAGAAATCCTAAAGGTGTTTGTCTGTGATGCAGAAGGTTACCAAATCACTCCTACGTATGACTTGGATCGGATGAACGGTGGGTATTTGGAACGGTCGAGACAAATTGGAAACAATTATGCTTGGAAACCTTATTTTTTAAAACACAAAGAGGAGTCCGAACGTTTCCGTAAGAAATGGGGTGTGACTTACCCTTTGTATGACATCAATAACCAAAACCAATATGTGATTTTTACCTTTTCTCTGATGGCAGGGAAGATCCTTGTGGCACAAGTGAGTTGGTCGGAATAG
- a CDS encoding sugar phosphate nucleotidyltransferase gives MRFQEDSIDCVDFILKKDEVLTIILGGGKGTRLLPLTEKRSKPAVSFGGKYRLIDIPISNSLNSGFEKIFILTQFNSYSLNRHINRTYATNNIHQKSFVEIIAAEQTVSSANWFEGTADAVRKVLPYIREQKPKYVLILSGDQLYNMDLADFMQSHLMDPETQISVATNAIPEDQIYGLGIVKAGVGGSIQEFIEKPQDLSQVESCRTENGSFLANMGIYIFNTSTLIDVLEDRSMADFGKEILPRAIKERKVKAYTYDGYWEDIGTIKAFYEANLMLTDHIPKFNLYLEKTPIYTRARALPPSKINQAVVNQALISEGTILNQCEVHRSIIGVRQLIASGTKIYDSIIMGLDHYGYFDRKSGKIPIGIGPNCEIRRTIVDKDCAIGANVRLLNEQNLQEYEDEYVRIRDGIIVVPRHSAIPDGYII, from the coding sequence ATGAGATTCCAAGAAGACTCAATCGACTGTGTGGATTTTATCTTAAAAAAAGATGAAGTGCTCACAATCATTTTAGGTGGGGGAAAAGGCACAAGGTTATTGCCTCTAACGGAAAAACGTTCCAAACCCGCTGTGAGTTTTGGCGGGAAGTATCGGTTGATCGATATCCCCATCTCGAATTCACTCAATAGTGGATTTGAAAAAATTTTCATCCTTACACAGTTTAACTCGTATTCGCTGAACCGACACATCAATCGGACCTATGCCACAAACAACATCCACCAAAAGAGTTTTGTTGAAATCATTGCGGCGGAACAAACAGTTTCCAGTGCCAATTGGTTTGAAGGGACTGCGGATGCCGTAAGGAAGGTTTTACCTTATATCCGAGAACAAAAACCAAAGTATGTACTCATCCTTTCCGGTGACCAATTGTACAATATGGACCTTGCTGACTTTATGCAAAGCCATTTGATGGATCCAGAAACCCAGATCTCTGTGGCCACAAATGCCATTCCCGAAGACCAAATTTATGGTTTAGGCATCGTCAAAGCAGGCGTAGGTGGGAGTATCCAAGAGTTCATTGAAAAACCACAAGATCTTTCACAAGTAGAATCGTGTCGGACAGAAAACGGATCCTTCCTTGCCAATATGGGGATTTATATCTTTAATACCTCTACATTAATTGATGTATTAGAAGACAGAAGTATGGCCGATTTCGGAAAGGAAATCCTACCGAGGGCCATTAAAGAACGAAAGGTAAAAGCGTATACTTACGACGGTTATTGGGAGGACATTGGGACCATCAAAGCCTTTTATGAAGCCAATTTGATGTTAACCGACCATATTCCGAAATTCAATTTATACTTAGAGAAAACCCCTATATATACGAGGGCAAGGGCCCTGCCACCGTCAAAGATCAATCAGGCGGTGGTGAACCAAGCTTTAATTTCAGAAGGGACCATCCTTAACCAATGTGAGGTGCACCGTTCCATCATTGGAGTGAGGCAACTCATAGCTTCCGGGACCAAAATCTACGATTCCATCATTATGGGCCTTGACCACTATGGTTACTTTGATCGGAAGTCAGGGAAAATCCCGATTGGGATTGGACCTAACTGCGAAATACGACGGACAATTGTCGATAAAGATTGTGCCATCGGTGCCAACGTTCGGCTGTTAAACGAACAAAACTTACAAGAGTACGAAGATGAATACGTTCGCATCCGAGATGGGATCATCGTCGTTCCTAGGCACTCCGCGATCCCAGACGGCTACATAATTTGA
- the purQ gene encoding phosphoribosylformylglycinamidine synthase subunit PurQ, translated as MKVRVVTFPGSNCDKDVGSVLQESFQAEVIYTWYKESFEDVPDLVVLPGGFSFGDYLRCGAMAKFSPSMESVVKYANKGGKVLGVCNGFQILTESGLLPGALLHNRTLKYICKDVELVPVKENSFAKKMEGTLSIPIAHGEGAYFADPETLERLEKNGQVVFRYRENPNGSLHDIAGICNERGNVLGMMPHPERAMNPYTGKMDGKQILEALLKN; from the coding sequence ATGAAAGTTCGTGTTGTCACCTTTCCTGGTTCGAATTGTGATAAGGATGTTGGTTCTGTTTTACAGGAATCCTTCCAAGCAGAAGTCATTTACACATGGTACAAAGAATCCTTTGAGGATGTTCCAGACCTTGTGGTTTTACCTGGAGGTTTTTCCTTCGGTGATTACTTGCGATGCGGGGCCATGGCAAAATTTAGCCCGTCGATGGAATCAGTTGTGAAGTATGCGAATAAAGGTGGGAAGGTTCTTGGAGTTTGTAATGGATTCCAAATTCTCACCGAATCAGGATTACTCCCTGGAGCATTATTACACAACAGGACATTGAAATATATCTGTAAGGATGTGGAGCTTGTCCCAGTGAAAGAGAACAGCTTTGCAAAAAAAATGGAAGGAACTCTTTCCATTCCCATTGCCCATGGGGAAGGTGCTTATTTTGCCGATCCAGAAACCTTAGAACGATTAGAAAAAAATGGGCAAGTCGTATTCCGGTACAGGGAAAATCCAAATGGATCCTTACATGACATCGCAGGGATTTGTAATGAGAGGGGAAATGTTTTGGGAATGATGCCTCACCCTGAACGAGCCATGAATCCTTATACAGGAAAAATGGACGGCAAACAAATCTTAGAAGCACTATTAAAAAATTAG
- the purS gene encoding phosphoribosylformylglycinamidine synthase subunit PurS: MFVAKINVTLKESVLDPQGQTVLRTLHDQGKLQIQDLRVGKYIEIKLNASSQKEAEEIAKGICESVLVNQVIETYKLVVESQ, from the coding sequence ATGTTTGTCGCAAAAATAAATGTCACCCTCAAAGAATCGGTCCTTGACCCACAAGGACAAACCGTTCTCCGTACCCTTCACGACCAAGGGAAACTACAAATCCAAGACTTACGCGTTGGAAAGTACATTGAAATCAAATTGAATGCTTCTTCTCAAAAAGAAGCAGAAGAAATTGCCAAAGGGATTTGTGAATCTGTGCTTGTGAACCAAGTGATTGAAACTTACAAACTAGTGGTTGAGTCTCAATGA
- a CDS encoding phosphoribosylaminoimidazolesuccinocarboxamide synthase, which translates to MIPNPHYKGKVRDVYDLGDKLLLVATDRISAFDVVFSEPVEDKGKILTRISTNWFRYFSNIPNHLVTDDPNLFPKPYQNEPSLLGRSVLVKKAKRIDFECVVRGYLTGSAWKEYLQSGTIAETPYPKGIQESFQFPSPIFTPARKNDSGHDENVSEETMEREVGSVLFQKVKQISLRLYEEAHDLMAKQGILLCDTKFEFGLIGDEPILIDEILTPDSSRYWDKSTYSLGKTPASFDKQILRNWLETTPWDKNPPPPQLPESLIQELRKKYLELEEKINLCLSQK; encoded by the coding sequence ATGATACCAAATCCGCATTATAAAGGTAAGGTGAGAGATGTTTATGATTTAGGGGATAAACTTTTGCTTGTTGCTACCGATCGGATCTCAGCCTTTGATGTTGTATTTTCTGAACCGGTCGAAGACAAAGGAAAAATCCTCACTCGAATCTCTACAAATTGGTTCCGGTATTTTTCAAATATTCCGAATCATTTGGTCACCGACGACCCCAATCTTTTTCCAAAACCGTATCAGAACGAACCAAGTTTACTTGGACGTTCTGTCCTAGTCAAAAAAGCAAAACGAATTGATTTTGAATGTGTGGTACGGGGGTATCTGACTGGTTCTGCTTGGAAAGAATACTTACAATCGGGCACAATTGCAGAAACTCCTTATCCGAAAGGGATCCAAGAGTCTTTCCAATTTCCTTCTCCCATTTTCACTCCCGCGAGGAAAAATGATTCGGGTCATGATGAAAATGTGAGCGAAGAAACCATGGAAAGGGAAGTTGGGTCAGTTCTCTTCCAAAAGGTAAAACAAATATCCCTACGACTTTATGAAGAAGCCCATGATTTGATGGCAAAACAAGGGATCCTACTGTGTGATACCAAATTTGAATTTGGACTCATAGGCGACGAACCCATCCTCATTGATGAAATTTTGACCCCAGACTCTTCGCGGTATTGGGACAAATCGACGTATTCCCTGGGAAAAACTCCCGCCAGTTTCGACAAACAAATCCTTCGAAATTGGCTCGAAACGACTCCTTGGGACAAAAATCCGCCACCACCACAACTCCCCGAATCCTTGATTCAGGAACTACGTAAAAAATACTTGGAATTGGAAGAGAAAATCAACTTATGTTTGTCGCAAAAATAA
- a CDS encoding PP2C family protein-serine/threonine phosphatase: protein MEPKDSQHTILIVDDVPENVELLKYLLLQEGFKTYTAYSAEEARLVLLNTSIDTLLLDVNMPEQDGFSFCRELRTMDQFKLLPILFITSIDREVGFQEAMKNGGDDFINKPFNKRELVAKIHSVIRLKDLQDELYQQKSKYEKELQTARRVQDQLIPEKSFIWNGIKAQTLFHPYLQIGGDFVDTWIEEKKLHIVIADCSGHGPSAALIGAMFKMQLFNLVANMGLKERVSHLRKNMELVLPEDYAITFCYAIIDPDLNLSYINGGHPAPIIYLDGETKLLKGMSPMIMGINMITNDEVQSVSLKQGSKFFMYTDGASEAMNANMEYITEEGMRDIFHESVVSGGDILPTVQNKILEFCGVSTPSDDMAMVCIQL from the coding sequence ATGGAACCGAAGGATAGCCAACATACAATTCTCATTGTAGACGATGTTCCAGAAAATGTGGAACTACTCAAATACCTTTTGTTACAGGAAGGATTCAAAACCTATACCGCCTATTCAGCGGAAGAAGCAAGACTCGTACTCCTAAACACATCAATCGACACACTCCTACTGGATGTGAATATGCCAGAACAGGATGGATTTTCGTTTTGTCGAGAATTAAGAACGATGGATCAATTCAAACTGCTTCCTATACTTTTTATCACTTCTATTGACCGGGAAGTGGGTTTCCAAGAAGCGATGAAAAATGGTGGTGATGATTTTATCAATAAACCATTTAACAAACGAGAGTTAGTCGCAAAGATCCATTCTGTAATTCGATTAAAAGACCTGCAAGACGAACTATACCAACAAAAAAGTAAATACGAAAAAGAATTACAAACGGCAAGACGTGTCCAAGACCAACTCATCCCAGAAAAAAGTTTCATTTGGAATGGGATAAAGGCCCAAACCTTATTCCATCCCTATTTACAAATTGGTGGGGATTTTGTGGATACTTGGATCGAAGAAAAAAAACTTCATATCGTCATCGCGGATTGTTCAGGGCATGGACCGAGTGCTGCTCTCATCGGGGCAATGTTTAAAATGCAACTTTTTAACTTAGTGGCCAATATGGGTCTGAAAGAACGAGTTTCTCATTTAAGAAAGAATATGGAGCTTGTGTTACCTGAAGATTATGCAATTACATTTTGTTATGCGATCATAGATCCAGATTTAAATTTATCTTATATCAATGGGGGACACCCAGCTCCTATCATTTATTTGGATGGCGAGACCAAGTTACTCAAAGGTATGAGCCCGATGATTATGGGGATCAATATGATTACAAATGATGAAGTACAATCTGTTTCCTTAAAACAAGGATCCAAGTTTTTTATGTACACGGATGGGGCAAGTGAAGCAATGAATGCAAATATGGAATATATAACGGAAGAAGGGATGCGAGATATTTTTCACGAGTCTGTAGTATCTGGAGGGGATATCCTTCCCACTGTTCAAAATAAAATTTTAGAGTTTTGTGGGGTTTCTACTCCTAGTGATGATATGGCAATGGTGTGTATCCAATTATGA
- the ccsA gene encoding cytochrome c biogenesis protein CcsA, which translates to MERKIKLIHPAIDIIFYFVVCFTLVVAVFVSILYPNVILEQGLSHRIFYLHVPVAWVALYGPLLSFVFSLIYFLKKDLLWDRLAFTANQLAFVFAIGVLFSGPIWAYSAWGVPWDKTDARLQSFFILCISLLSYFIFRYLVPSRKKKAILSAYLSVLCAVSAVLTWGAIRWIENPGNHPGSVLGKGGMDSDMKQTMWLGVLAYHFLFLFLFLLSNRNEKIQELKNTLRSELN; encoded by the coding sequence ATGGAACGTAAAATCAAACTGATTCACCCGGCAATCGACATTATTTTTTATTTCGTTGTTTGTTTCACATTGGTTGTTGCCGTTTTTGTTTCCATCCTTTATCCCAATGTGATTTTGGAACAAGGACTAAGCCATCGAATCTTTTACCTCCATGTACCGGTCGCCTGGGTTGCATTATACGGACCCCTCTTGTCTTTTGTATTTTCTTTGATTTATTTTCTTAAAAAAGATCTACTTTGGGATCGACTTGCCTTTACTGCAAACCAACTCGCTTTTGTTTTTGCGATCGGAGTTTTGTTTTCGGGTCCTATTTGGGCATACAGCGCATGGGGTGTTCCATGGGACAAAACAGATGCTAGGTTACAGTCATTTTTTATCCTCTGCATTTCCTTACTCAGTTATTTTATCTTCCGTTATTTAGTGCCTTCCCGAAAAAAAAAGGCCATATTATCTGCCTACCTTTCTGTACTTTGTGCAGTGAGTGCCGTTCTCACTTGGGGTGCCATTCGTTGGATTGAAAATCCAGGCAACCATCCAGGCAGTGTCCTTGGAAAAGGGGGAATGGATTCGGATATGAAACAAACGATGTGGCTTGGCGTATTGGCTTATCATTTTTTGTTTTTGTTTTTATTTCTACTTTCGAATCGAAACGAAAAGATCCAAGAACTGAAAAATACTCTTAGGTCTGAATTGAATTAA
- a CDS encoding heme exporter protein CcmB, giving the protein MFLSLLKKDFYLIGRSLGGIVSLFTLSVSVVFIFYTAIEVNEILSTRSIRGLKWAIIFILNFVIISQSLWEERESMGWEASLSFVSPTALYLSKSLTIWFCTILVNALLVLVLSVFFQNMSLDRYLGEWLFANLGSGCLVFLGVSLGVIAFESRLKEIIIPLLQLPFSIPLFLFGLEAENRYWLENGFYLPSVGLLFFFLLFYGTLGSVMVETLKNE; this is encoded by the coding sequence TTGTTTCTTAGTCTGTTAAAAAAAGATTTTTATCTGATAGGAAGGTCCCTCGGTGGGATCGTTTCGCTTTTTACCTTAAGTGTTTCAGTCGTTTTTATTTTTTATACTGCGATCGAAGTCAATGAGATCTTATCAACTCGGAGCATTCGAGGCCTGAAATGGGCGATCATATTCATTTTAAATTTTGTCATCATCAGCCAAAGTTTATGGGAAGAAAGAGAATCGATGGGTTGGGAAGCAAGTTTAAGTTTTGTAAGTCCAACCGCACTTTATCTCAGTAAGTCCCTCACCATTTGGTTTTGTACCATCCTTGTGAATGCACTCCTTGTTCTTGTCCTATCGGTATTTTTTCAGAATATGTCTTTGGACCGGTACTTAGGGGAGTGGCTTTTTGCCAATTTAGGAAGTGGTTGTTTGGTGTTTTTGGGTGTATCCCTTGGTGTCATCGCCTTTGAAAGCCGATTGAAGGAAATCATCATCCCACTCTTACAATTACCGTTTTCCATCCCTTTGTTTTTATTTGGACTGGAGGCAGAGAACCGGTATTGGCTTGAGAACGGGTTTTATTTACCATCGGTGGGTTTACTTTTCTTTTTCCTTTTATTTTATGGGACTTTAGGGTCTGTGATGGTGGAAACCTTAAAGAATGAGTAG